A stretch of Stegostoma tigrinum isolate sSteTig4 chromosome 23, sSteTig4.hap1, whole genome shotgun sequence DNA encodes these proteins:
- the arl6ip1 gene encoding ADP-ribosylation factor-like protein 6-interacting protein 1, with amino-acid sequence MASGDGDNKSTNLLAAETAQLEEHLEGWGEVMLAADHVLRWDKPWFPAVMMLGVSVVFLLIYWLDPSVLTGVSCAIMIICLADYLVPTVASRMFGSNKWTTEQQQRFHEICSNLVKTKRWVVGWWKRLFALKEEKPKMYFMTAVSVLSVVAWIGQQVHNLFLTYLIVSFILLFPGLNRHRLITKYVGMARREINKLLKQKEKKNE; translated from the exons ATGGCGAGTGGGGACGGAGACAATAAAAGCACCAACCTCCTG GCTGCAGAAACTGCCCAGCTTGAAGAACATTTGGAGGGTTGGGGAGAAGTAATGCTTGCTGCAGATCATGTCCTGCGTTGGGACAAACCCTGGTTTCCTGCTGTAATGATGCTGGGTGTGTCAGTGGTATTTCT ACTAATCTACTGGCTGGATCCTTCAGTACTGACTGGTGTTTCATGTGCTATTATGATCATCTGTTTGGCAGATTACCTGGTTCCAACTGTTGCTTCCAGGATGTTTGGATCCAACAAATG GACTACAGAACAGCAACAACGCTTTCATGAAATCTGCAGCAATCTGGTAAAGACCAAGCGTTGGGTTGTGGGCTGGTGGAAACGTCTCTTTGCTCTGAAGGAGGAAAAGCCTAAAATG TATTTCATGACTGCAGTTAGTGTTCTCTCTGTGGTGGCTTGGATTGGGCAACAGGTTCACAACCTCTTCCTCACCTATTTGATTG TGAGTTTCATACTCTTGTTTCCTGGTCTGAATCGGCATCGACTGATCACAAAATATGTGGGAATGGCTAGGCGGGAAATTAACAAGCTACTGAagcaaaaagagaagaaaaatgaataa